From one Leptolyngbya sp. BL0902 genomic stretch:
- a CDS encoding SNF2-related protein: MNDWNPEIPGQAVRIRSNPGQRGLTTGRVQKAGTRLLVQVQFGPNERTYKPQNLLELCGEDDGIESLLRQKRFGGPDDLRRILTFEKVKGQLTNVFYSMEASKTDFYAHQFKPVLKFLNSPVGRLLIADEVGLGKTIEAMYIWKELQARADARRLLIVCPAMLRQKWQDDLRQRFNIFAEIVDAKDLLLRARTCLETQQAQPFACIASLEGLRPGRNWEDEAVTNPRSELARLLDSNPATDEFGIFDLAIFDEAHYLRNASTASNRIGRLIRDASRHLILLTATPVQVHSNNLYQLLRLISPEDFFNELIFEAMLEANSPVIRALRSLWTHPPQLEQAKAELATAVRSDYLASNRLLHTVRDVLADADTLTAEQRVDLGYKLEKLSLLGQYISRSRKRDVLPNRVKRAPQTLTVRFSPLEKEIYDHITDQIKQQTQGKRGVSVFRLIARQRQMASCMVAALEAWKADGLLDDLINESLWEDFGLSSDLDSDTHGQTSPSLPFPNLRQVNLADLEHQDAKYRELRKFLQRELAKNPTEKFVIFAYFRGTLQYLQRRLESDGITTSLIMGDMGDAKWDIVNHFRQDNGPAVLLSSEVGSEGIDLQHCRFLVNYDLPWNPMKVEQRIGRLDRLGQKAERISIVNFSLEDTVEERILERLYEHIQVFQESIGDLENILGAMTEKLLIELFDVNLTPQEKEQRATETVMALLKERTLRNELETEAINMMAFSDHILRSIIDSREQGRWLQPEEVHVFVEDCFSRYYPGTVIAPSSKHNRLYEITLSEDAKIDLQLFFDQHRCATPTKLHTSSAPVTCFFDPKIADSMGKRNELLDATHPLILWIRHRYETAAQKLHPVSAIRIPQRTLGLSPGLYVYAAHRWTFSGIKTESQLAYKVARCSDGELLADQVSESVLTILMQHGKPKANAQNFIGDMGRILDLHRACEEALEDAFGEALEEFEIDNQTRCDVQERSARAFAERKQQELQDRLQWFREAGKTQIIPATEGQLRKVTRELEVKLKTIQQKREGITCEQVHLASGVIFIEA, translated from the coding sequence ATGAATGATTGGAATCCAGAGATTCCTGGCCAAGCCGTCAGAATTCGCTCCAACCCTGGCCAGCGAGGGCTCACCACTGGCAGAGTCCAGAAGGCCGGGACTCGCCTGTTGGTACAGGTGCAGTTTGGCCCCAACGAAAGAACCTACAAACCCCAAAATCTGCTAGAACTCTGCGGTGAGGATGACGGCATCGAATCTCTGCTGCGGCAGAAGCGGTTTGGGGGGCCTGACGACCTCCGGCGCATTCTCACCTTTGAGAAGGTCAAAGGCCAGCTCACCAACGTCTTCTACAGCATGGAGGCGAGCAAGACCGACTTCTACGCCCACCAGTTCAAGCCGGTTCTTAAATTCCTCAACTCCCCGGTGGGTCGGCTGCTGATTGCCGATGAAGTGGGTTTGGGCAAGACCATTGAGGCCATGTACATCTGGAAAGAACTCCAGGCCAGAGCCGATGCCCGACGGCTGCTCATTGTCTGTCCGGCGATGCTGCGCCAAAAGTGGCAGGATGACCTGCGCCAGCGGTTCAACATCTTCGCCGAAATTGTCGATGCCAAAGATCTGCTGCTGCGGGCCAGAACCTGCCTAGAAACCCAGCAGGCCCAGCCCTTTGCCTGCATCGCTAGCCTCGAAGGGCTACGTCCAGGCCGGAACTGGGAAGACGAAGCGGTCACAAATCCCCGATCCGAACTGGCCCGATTACTCGATTCTAACCCCGCCACCGATGAATTCGGCATCTTTGACCTCGCCATCTTTGACGAAGCCCATTACCTCAGGAATGCCAGCACCGCCAGTAACCGCATCGGTCGCCTCATTCGCGATGCCTCTCGCCATCTGATTCTGCTGACGGCAACTCCGGTGCAGGTTCACAGCAACAACCTCTATCAGCTCTTGAGGCTGATCAGCCCAGAAGACTTCTTCAATGAGCTGATTTTTGAAGCCATGCTGGAGGCGAATAGTCCAGTCATTCGAGCGTTGCGATCCCTCTGGACTCATCCCCCCCAGCTAGAGCAGGCCAAAGCCGAGCTGGCAACGGCTGTTAGGTCTGACTATCTGGCTAGTAATCGCCTTTTGCACACTGTGCGCGACGTGCTGGCAGATGCTGACACCCTCACCGCAGAACAGCGAGTTGACCTGGGCTATAAGCTCGAAAAGCTTTCATTGCTGGGCCAATACATTAGCCGCAGCCGTAAGCGGGACGTGCTCCCAAATCGCGTTAAGCGTGCCCCCCAAACCCTGACGGTCAGGTTTTCCCCGCTAGAGAAAGAGATTTACGACCACATCACCGACCAGATCAAACAGCAAACCCAGGGAAAGCGTGGCGTTTCTGTTTTTAGGCTCATTGCCCGTCAGCGGCAAATGGCCAGCTGCATGGTTGCCGCTCTCGAAGCCTGGAAAGCCGACGGCCTTTTGGACGATCTGATTAACGAATCCCTCTGGGAGGATTTTGGCCTGTCATCAGACCTGGACAGTGACACCCATGGCCAAACCTCGCCATCCCTACCGTTTCCTAACCTCCGACAAGTCAACCTAGCAGACCTGGAACACCAGGACGCTAAATATCGAGAACTGCGGAAATTTCTGCAGCGAGAACTCGCGAAAAATCCCACAGAGAAGTTTGTCATCTTTGCCTACTTTCGAGGCACCCTCCAATATCTGCAACGGCGTCTAGAATCCGACGGTATTACCACCAGTCTGATCATGGGCGATATGGGCGATGCCAAGTGGGATATCGTCAACCACTTTAGACAGGACAATGGCCCTGCCGTACTTCTATCCTCCGAAGTCGGCAGCGAGGGGATTGACTTACAGCACTGCCGTTTCTTGGTGAACTATGACCTGCCTTGGAACCCCATGAAGGTAGAGCAGCGTATCGGTCGTCTAGATCGTTTGGGCCAAAAAGCAGAGCGAATTTCTATCGTGAACTTCAGTCTAGAAGATACCGTCGAAGAGCGTATCCTAGAGCGATTGTATGAACATATCCAAGTCTTTCAAGAAAGCATCGGAGACCTGGAAAATATCCTAGGTGCCATGACCGAAAAACTCCTGATTGAGCTGTTTGATGTCAACCTCACCCCCCAGGAAAAAGAACAGCGAGCTACTGAAACCGTGATGGCGCTCTTGAAAGAGCGGACCTTGCGGAATGAGTTGGAAACCGAAGCCATTAACATGATGGCCTTCTCAGACCACATCCTCCGTTCGATTATCGATAGTCGCGAACAGGGACGCTGGCTACAGCCTGAAGAGGTTCATGTCTTTGTCGAGGACTGTTTTTCCCGCTATTATCCCGGTACCGTCATTGCGCCTAGCTCGAAGCACAACCGTTTATACGAAATTACCCTCTCGGAGGATGCCAAGATAGACCTCCAGCTTTTCTTTGATCAACATCGCTGTGCGACACCGACAAAGCTGCATACCTCAAGCGCTCCGGTCACCTGCTTTTTCGACCCCAAAATAGCAGACAGCATGGGCAAGCGTAATGAATTACTGGATGCGACCCATCCCCTCATCCTCTGGATTCGCCACCGCTACGAAACTGCTGCCCAAAAACTCCATCCCGTTTCGGCCATTCGCATCCCCCAGCGCACCCTTGGTCTATCGCCTGGGCTATATGTCTATGCCGCCCACCGCTGGACATTCTCCGGCATCAAAACCGAGAGCCAGCTAGCTTACAAAGTAGCCCGATGCAGCGACGGCGAATTGCTGGCCGATCAGGTGTCAGAATCTGTGCTGACCATCCTGATGCAGCACGGCAAGCCCAAGGCAAATGCCCAGAACTTCATCGGAGACATGGGCCGTATCCTAGATCTACATCGTGCCTGTGAGGAAGCCTTGGAAGATGCCTTCGGTGAGGCCTTGGAGGAATTTGAAATCGATAACCAAACCCGTTGCGATGTCCAGGAACGCAGCGCCCGAGCCTTTGCTGAACGCAAACAACAGGAACTACAAGACCGTCTGCAGTGGTTTAGGGAAGCTGGCAAAACTCAGATTATTCCAGCCACAGAGGGACAACTCCGAAAGGTTACTCGCGAGTTAGAAGTAAAGCTGAAAACAATTCAGCAAAAGCGCGAGGGCATTACCTGTGAGCAGGTTCATTTGGCGTCAGGGGTGATATTCATTGAGGCATAA
- a CDS encoding transposase: MSSTTCLYDQVLSLLRQYSHRRDLRHLKALAWMVTALVCSSKLSLPEWESYVPSRARQAQSPERRWQRFMGNRRVRIKSLYVPLVLAAIHRWKGRRLYLALDTTVLWNRYCMIHLSVTCCGRAVPLLWRVLEHPSATVSTARYLPMLRLAHRLLQDYPDVMVLADRGFANHDLLEWLSDSRWHYALRLPSDVVVHGPRRHPVEVGPLWPAKGEARFYEGIGLWVDGRWRGNLVLANVKGVKEPWAVITDEPPSLNTLWQYALRFRVEELFLDSKSGVFELEASGIRSALALERLYLVAAVAILYGTTQGMAVQNDGCRSQVDPHWTRGVSYLKIGLRWLRGVVNKGRPLLQPIPLFTVDPAPCFASKKAEARYYDQIWFSRIQSVRCQLPPWEAA; the protein is encoded by the coding sequence ATGTCATCCACCACCTGTCTCTATGATCAAGTGCTGTCCTTGCTGCGTCAATATAGCCATCGCCGGGATCTCCGGCACCTCAAGGCCCTGGCCTGGATGGTGACGGCCTTGGTGTGCAGCAGCAAACTGAGTTTGCCGGAATGGGAGTCCTATGTGCCGAGTCGCGCTCGACAGGCGCAAAGTCCGGAACGACGGTGGCAGCGGTTTATGGGCAATCGTCGGGTGCGGATCAAAAGTCTGTACGTGCCGTTGGTGCTGGCCGCCATTCATCGGTGGAAAGGACGGCGACTCTACCTAGCGCTGGATACGACGGTGCTGTGGAATCGGTATTGCATGATTCACCTGTCGGTGACCTGTTGCGGACGAGCGGTGCCCCTGCTGTGGCGGGTGTTGGAACATCCCAGTGCCACGGTCAGCACAGCACGGTATTTGCCGATGCTGCGGTTGGCCCATCGGCTGTTGCAGGATTATCCCGATGTGATGGTGTTAGCCGACCGAGGGTTTGCCAACCATGACCTCCTGGAGTGGCTCAGCGACAGTCGATGGCACTACGCGTTACGCCTGCCCAGTGACGTGGTGGTGCATGGCCCTCGCCGTCATCCCGTCGAAGTCGGCCCTCTTTGGCCTGCCAAGGGCGAAGCTCGGTTCTATGAGGGCATTGGCCTGTGGGTGGATGGACGCTGGCGCGGCAACCTCGTTCTGGCCAACGTCAAAGGGGTCAAGGAACCTTGGGCCGTCATCACCGATGAACCACCGTCCCTCAATACCCTCTGGCAGTACGCCCTGCGGTTTCGGGTGGAGGAACTTTTCTTGGATTCAAAATCCGGGGTCTTTGAGCTAGAAGCCTCCGGTATCCGCTCCGCCCTTGCCCTTGAACGGCTTTACCTGGTGGCGGCTGTTGCCATCCTCTATGGCACCACTCAGGGCATGGCCGTTCAGAACGACGGCTGCCGCTCTCAGGTTGACCCACACTGGACACGAGGCGTCAGCTATCTCAAAATCGGCCTCCGCTGGCTCAGAGGCGTGGTCAACAAAGGGCGTCCGCTGCTCCAACCCATCCCCCTATTCACCGTTGACCCTGCCCCCTGTTTTGCGTCTAAAAAAGCGGAGGCCCGGTATTATGACCAAATCTGGTTCTCTAGAATCCAGTCCGTGCGGTGTCAGCTACCTCCTTGGGAGGCCGCCTAA